From a single Pochonia chlamydosporia 170 chromosome Unknown PCv3seq00010, whole genome shotgun sequence genomic region:
- a CDS encoding NAD dependent epimerase/dehydratase (similar to Metarhizium acridum CQMa 102 XP_007808623.1), with product MTHSLKYKAKPFTDIFTHDSDINRTKCVRTVPMKVLILGLGRTGTASLRAAMKHLGYVDTYHMMNCSIENPPDALLWMDALCAKYDGQGKKFTREDWDKLLGNCQAVCDWPAIAFAKELIEAYPEAKVILTNRDVDSWHASTLKTVYWRVTDPELKWLSYFDWAASMYYPMLRKFFDTFFEGDFPNRGKEVFLRHYEEVRSLVPKDRLLEYRITDGWDSLCEFLGEPVPKYVSFPNVNDNSDFVARSRRRNRNQVKNVVMRLLVWGMVILLAFGLVCRVLNVHHVAYTLAVPLGYKVALDIRSL from the exons ATGACACACTCTTTGAAATACAAAGCAAAGCCCTTTACCGACATCTTCACACACGACAGCGACATCAACCGAACAAAATGCGTTCGCACAGTTCCAATGAAGGTCCTCATTTTGGGACTCGGCCGAACAGGCACAGCAT ccCTCCGTGCTGCTATGAAGCACCTCGGCTACGTCGACACATACCACATGATGAACTGCTCCATTGAAAACCCGCCAGACGCACTCCTCTGGATGGACGCCCTCTGCGCCAAGTACGATGGGCAGGGCAAAAAGTTCACCCGTGAAGACTGGGACAAACTCCTCGGCAATTGTCAAGCCGTGTGTGACTGGCCAGCCATAGCCTTCGCCAAGGAACTTATCGAAGCATATCCCGAAGCTAAAGTCATTCTCACGAACCGGGATGTTGACTCGTGGCACGCATCAACCCTCAAGACGGTGTACTGGCGTGTCACTGATCCAGAGCTGAAGTGGCTGTCGTACTTTGACTGGGCAGCCAGCATGTACTACCCCATGCTGAGGAAGTTTTTTGATACCTTTTTCGAGGGAGACTTTCCGAACCGAGGAAAGGAGGTGTTTCTGCGTCATTACGAAGAGGTGCGTAGCTTGGTGCCAAAGGATCGACTGCTCGAGTACAGAATCACGGATGGCTGGGACTCTTTGTGTGAGTTTTTGGGTGAGCCTGTGCCCAAGTATGTGTCTTTCCCGAATGTCAATGACAATTCGGACTTTGTGGCGCGGTCAAGACGACGGAACCGGAATCAGGTGAAGAATGTGGTGATGCGGTTGTTGGTGTGGGGGATGGTGATTCTGTTGGCGTTTGGGCTGGTTTGTCGGGTTTTGAATGTTCATCATGTTGCTTATACGCTTGCTGTGCCGTTGGGGTATAAAGTTGCCTTGGATATTCGGTCTCTTTAG
- a CDS encoding MFS phospholipid transporter (similar to Coccidioides immitis RS XP_001247497.1), with protein MSNHTKEEAEDSRVQRNGQQPALETALERKSFFQAALPVFACGAGLFSDGYINNVIGSVNTILKLQYKEVYTKSNAAKYVADIAFAGTVVGQLIFGFTSDHWSRTNSLVVSTLILIIFTALATGSYFKGEAVGMFNMLTAWRFFVGIGIGGEYPAGSVGCAESSGELKSGTRNRWFILFTNSMIDWGFVFGAFVPYVVAAACHNEHLSTIWRVSLGIGVIFPLILFLLRLRLKEPEEFAKESMRKQTPYLLVLRFYWFRLLCVSIIWFLYDFSTYAFGIYSSDILSGIYGKDAPLTTVFGWNTVINMFYLPGTMLGAFVSDWIGPKYTLIGGVLVQSIVGYIMAGVYGKIVNHVAGFAVMYGIFLTLGELGPGNNIGLLAAKTCATGVRGRYYGIAAAIGKIGAFVGTWVFPYIQAAGGDDAVKSAQYPFWVASSLCILSAAIAFFFIPNIGQDTITHEDMRFREFLQSRGWDTAQLGLGKIDSEHIDVSQDEHVPEKLVTQ; from the exons ATGTCGAACCATACTaaggaggaggctgaggacAGCCGAGTTCAACGGAATGGACAACAGCCTGCACTGGAGACGGCTCTTGAGCGGAAGTCATTTTTCCAAGCTGCCTTGCCCGTATTTGCATGTGGTGCTGGATTGTTCTCCGATGGCTACATCAACAAT GTCATCGGATCCGTCAACACTATTCTTAAGCTCCAATACAAGGAAGTGTATACCAAGTCGAATGCTGCCAAGTACGTCGCCGAtattgcctttgctggcacAGTCGTCGGCCAACTCATCTTCGGTTTCACTTCAGACCACTGGTCTCGAACCAACTCTCTTGTGGTGTCCACATTGATCCTGATTATTTTCACCGCCTTGGCTACTGGTTCATATTTCAAGGGCGAAGCGGTCGGCATGTTCAATATGCTGACTGCCTGGAGATTTTTTGTTGGAATCGGCATTGGAG GCGAATACCCTGCTGGTAGCGTTGGCTGCGCCGAGTCTAGCGGCGAACTCAAAAGCGGCACTCGTAACAGATGGTTCATTCTGTTCACAAACTCCATGATTGACTGGGGCTTCGTGTTTGGCGCCTTTGTTCCTT ATGTCGTTGCCGCTGCATGCCACAACGAGCACCTGTCCACTATCTGGCGCGTCAGCCTAGGCATTGGTGTCATCTTCCCCTTGATCCTGTTCCTCTTGCGATTGCGACTGAAAGAACCCGAAGAGTTTGCAAAGGAATCGATGCGAAAGCAGACTCCCTACCTCCTTGTCTTGCGCTTCTACTGGTTCCGCCTGCTCTGCGTCTCCATCATCTGGTTTCTTTATGATTTCTCGACATATGCATTCGGAATCTACTCGTCCGACATTCTTTCGGGTATCTATGGCAAGGATGCCCCCCTGACCACCGTCTTTGGCTGGAACACGGTCATCAATATGTTCTACCTCCCCGGTACTATGCTCGGTGCTTTTGTGTCTGATTGGATCGGCCCCAAGTACACCCTTATTGGTGGTGTGCTCGTGCAGTCCATCGTTGGATAcatcatggctggcgtttatggcaagattgtcaacCACGTTGCCGGATTTGCAGTCATGTACGGCATTTTCCTGACTCTTGGCGAGCTTGGACCCGGTAACAACATCGGcctcttggctgccaagacTTGCGCCACTGGTGTTCGTGGTCGTTACTACGGCATTGCCGCggccattggcaagattggcgcCTTTGTCGGTACTTGGGTTTTCCCCTATATCCAGGCTGCTGGTGGAGATGACGCGGTCAAGTCTGCGCAGTACCCGTTCTGGGTTGCTTCCAGCTTGTGCATTCTGTCTGCCGCCATTGCGTTCTTTTTTATCCCCAACATTGGTCAGGACACCATTACCCATGAGGATATGCGCTTCCGCGAGTTCCTCCAGAGCCGAGGCTGGGACACCGCtcagcttggcttgggcaagaTTGATTCTGAGCACATTGACGTTTCTCAAGATGAGCATGTGCCTGAGAAGCTGGTCACCCAGTAA